In Thiomonas arsenitoxydans, the genomic stretch CAAGTTCACCATGATGCAGGTGGTGCTGCATCACTTTCCCGGCGCGCAGGTGGAGTACCGCTTCAAATGCCGCACGCCCGGGGTCGATCTGGTGTCGCGGCTGGGCGAGATCAACGACGAACTCGACGCCCTCTGCACCCTGCAATTCAAACCCGACGAACTCGACTACCTGCGCAGCCTGCGTTTCATCAAGAGCGATTTTGTCGATTTCCTTGCGCTGTTCCGCCTCAACCGCCAGCGCATCCGCGCCACGCCCGCTGCCGACCCGGCTGCACGCGAACGCGGCGAGATCGACATCGCCATTCAAGGCCCCTGGCTGCACACCATTCTGTTCGAAGTGCCGGTGCTAGCCATCGTCAGCGAGGTATACGCCCGCCACGCCCATGCCGATGCCGACCAGCACGCGGGCCTGGCGCGTCTTGCCGACAAGATTGCCCTGCTCCATACCCCGGAGCTGCAAGACTGCCGCATCGCCGACTACGGCACCCGCCGCCGCTACTCGCGGCGCTGGCAGGCCCAGGTGCTTGGGCGGCTGCATAGCGGCCTCGGCCCCCAGCTTGCGGGCACCAGCAATGTGCTGCTCGCCAAAGACATGGGCCTCACCCCGCTGGGCACTATGGCGCACGAATACCTGCAGGCCTGCCAGGCGCTGGGCCCGCGCCTGCGCGACACCCAGGTGTTCGCCTTCGAGATGTGGGCCAAGGAATACCGCGGCGACCTGGGCATCGCCCTGGCCGACGTGTATGGTCTGCAAGCCTTCCTGCGCGACTTCGATCTGTATTTCTGCAAACTGTTCGACGGCGCCCGGCACGACTCGGGCGATCCCTTCTCATGGGGCGAACAGATGATTGCGCACTATGCCAAGCACCGCGTCGATCCCCGCACCAAGACCCTGGTGTTCAGCGACATGCTCACCATTCCCAAGGTCATCGCGCTTTACCGGCAGTTTCACCAGCGCGTCGGCCTGGCCTTCGGCATCGGCACCAACCTCATGCACGACCTCGGCTTTGAAGCGCCGCAGATGGTGCTCAAAATGACCCGCTGCAACGGCCAGCCCGTTGCCAAGGTCAGCGACGCGCCGGGCAAGAATATGTGCGACGACCCGGCGTATCTGGCCTATCTACGTGAAGTCTTCCAGATCCCCGCCGACCAACTGGTCGAGCATGATGGGGAAGACGGGTGACTCCAGTTAAAGACTTCGCTTGGGTGCGGTGTTTTATTCGTCTGCGATAAAGCTGCCGATGGTCTGCGCAAGGTGCGGATTACTCTTGGTCAGAATCAATCCGTAGATCACCGACAGCGCCAAGACAGCGAGGGCGACGTAGGGGAAGAGGTTGAATGGTTCCGGCTGTCCGGGCTCCACCAGTCCCCACAAGGGCATCAGCATCAGCAAGGTTCCCAGAATCGGCAGAATGAGATGTTTGGTCAACTGGAATTCCGCGCGGTGGTGTTTTCGCATGTAGACCGGCAAGGCGAGGTTGGTAATCAGGTAAGTGAGGATGATGGGAATCGTCCCCAGTGTGGCGGCATAGCCGAACAGATCCACGGGTTTGATGTGCCTGCCGTAGACCGCAACAATCAACACGGCAATGGCGCATGGAAACCCGTCACATGACAGTCGGTCAGTATTGGTAACAAACTGTCTGTTGGAGTTAACGACAGGGGCAATCGCGGGGTTGGCCTCCTAGAATCTCTCGCATGAACACCGACTCCGCCCGCGCCGCGATCCTGGCGCAGATTCGTGCCCGTCAGGGGCGACCGGCAGCGCTGCATGACCTCGAGGCGGCCGATGCCGAGGTCGATATCGGCCGCCATGTGCGCGGGCCGCAGCCGACGATTGCCGACCGCATAGCGGGTTTAACCACGCAGGCGCTGGCGCTGCAGACCAGCGTGGCCCGGGTCGCCAGCGCGCAGGACGTACCGCTCGCGGTGGCGGCTTATCTGCGCGAGCAGGCGTTGGGTGTGCAGGGCGTGGCCTGGGAAACTTTGGCCGATCTGCCTTGGGTCGACGCAGGCGTGACCCTGGAGTTCCGCCCGCCGCGCGATGAAGACAAGCTCGGCATCACTGGCTGCTTCTGCGCGGTGGCCGAGACGGGTTCGCTGGTGCTGGCGAGTTCGCCCGCCACCCCATCGTCCACCCATCTGCTGCCGGAAACGCATATCGCCATCGTGCCGGCCAGCCGCATCGTTGCCACGCTGGAAGACGCCTACGCGCTGTTGCGCGCCGAACTGGGCGATCTGCCGCGCGCGCTTTCCACCGTGTCCGGCCCGTCGCGCACGGGTGATATCGAGCAAACCATCGTGCTCGGTGCGCATGGGCCGTACCGCGTGCATGTGGTGATCGTCGATGCGGCGTGACGCCAGTGCTGCGGCCACGGTGCTGCTGAGCCTGCTGCCGGGTCTGGCATCGGCCGCCACCGTCCAGACCGTTCCTGATCCGGCGACGCTCAGCCTGTGGTGGGGGCTGCCCTTCGCGGCCATGCTGTTGTCCATCGCGCTCATGCCGCTGTTTGCCGCGGGAGTGTGGCATCACCATCAGGGCAAGATCGCTGCGGGCTGGGCTGCGCTGTTTCTCATCCCCTTTGCCCTCAGTTTCGGCGTGCACGTCACCTGGGAAGCTGCGCTGCACACCCTTTTGCACGAGTACCTGCCCTTCGTCATTCTGCTCACCGCGCTCTATACCGTGAGCGGCGGCATTGCGGTGCGCGGCAATCTGCATGGCAGCCCGACGCAGAACACGCTGCTGCTGGCCATCGGCACGGTGCTGGCCAGCGTCATGGGCACCACCGGGGCGGCGATGCTGATGGTGCGTCCGGTCATCCGCGCCAACGATGGCCGTAGGCACAACGCGCATGTGCTGGTGTTTTTCATCTTTCTGGTGGCCAATGTCGGCGGTGCGCTCACCCCGCTGGGCGATCCGCCGCTATTTCTCGGCTTTCTCAAAGGCGTGGATTTTTTCTGGACGCTCAAGCACCTGCTGGTCCCCACGGCTTTGCTCTGCGCCCTGCTGTTGGCCGTGTTCTATGCGCTCGACCGCTGGTTCTGGAGCAAGGAGGCCGAGCGCCCGGCCATCGACCCCACGCCGGACAGCCCGCTGGGCATCATTGGCGCGTGGAATGTGCTGTGGCTGGTGGTCATCGTCATCGCGGTGCTGCACAGCGGCCTTTGGAAACCGGGCATCACCGTGACGATACTCGGCCAGAGTCTCGATCTGCAGAACCTCACGCGCGACGCAGCGCTCGTCCTCGTGGCGCTGTTGTCGCTGGCCACCACGCCATGGCAGGCGCGGCATGAAAACCAGTTCACCTGGGGGCCGATGATCGAGGTGGGCAAGCTGTTTCTCGGCATTTTTCTCACCATCATTCCGGTCATCGCCATCCTGCGGGCGGGCAGCGGCGGAGCGCTGGCCGGGCTGGTCTCGCTTACTTCCGATGCGCAGGGTCAGCCCATCGCGGCCGCGTACTTCTGGCTCACCGGGGCGCTGTCGTCCTTTCTCGACAACGCGCCGACCTATCTGGTGTTTTTCAATCTGGCGGGGGGCGACGCGGCGCAGCTCATGGCCCACGCCACCACCCTCATGGCGATTTCGGCCGGGGCGGTGTTCATGGGCGCGGTCACCTATATCGGCAACGCGCCCAACTTCATGGTCAAAGCCATCGCCGAGCATCGCGGCGTGCGCATGCCCTCGTTCTTTGGCTATATAGGTTGGTCGCTGGCCGTTCTGATGCCGTGCTTTCTTCTCCTGACCGTGGTGTTTTTCCGATGAGCAATCTTGTTGCAGACGGCCCGCTGCGCGTGCTGGTGGCGCGCGCCGTGTTTCCCGACGTCATCGAGCCGCTGCGTGCCGTGGCCGAAGTCGAAACCACGCCCGACGACGCCATCGCCACGCCCGAGGCGCTGCGCCAGCGCCTGGCCGACAAGCACGGCGCCTTCATCACCGGCAGCGAGCGCATCGATGCGGCCTTGCTCGATGCCTGCCCGCAGCTCTTGGTCGTGAGCACCATGACCGTGGGCGTCGATCACATCGATCTGGCCGCTTGCGCCGAGCGCGGCGTGACCGTCACCCACGCGCCCGACGTGCTCACCGAGACCACCGCCGATTTCGGCTTCGCCCTGCTGCTGGCCGCGGCCCGGCAGGTGGGCGAGGCCGAGCGCTATCTGCGCGCGGGGCAGTGGAAAAAATGGAGCGTCGATCTGTTCGCCGGCGCGGATGTGCATGGCGCCACGCTGGGCATCGTCGGCATGGGTCGCATCGGCCAGGCCATTGCGCGGCGTGCAGCGCATGGTTTCAATATGCGCGTGCTCTATCACAATCGCAAACGGCTGGCCGCGCATCTCGAAGACGATCTGCGCGCCAGTTATCGCGAGCTGCCCGAGTTGCTGTGCGAAAGTCGGCATGTGCTGCTGGCGCTGCCCTACAGCCCCGCCGCCTATCACCTCATTGGTGCGACCGAGCTGGCGCAGATGCAGCCCGGCGCCACGCTGGTCAACATCGCCCGCGGCGGCGTGGTGGACGAAACCGCGCTTGCCCACGCCCTGCACAGCGGCCATCTGGGTGCCGCCGGGCTGGATGTGTTTGAGGGCGAGCCCGCCGTCAACCCCGCGCTGCTGGCCGCGCCGCGTCTGGTGCTCACGCCCCACATCGCCAGCAGCAGCATTCCCACCCGCCGCGCCATGGCGCAACTCGCGGTGGACAACCTTGTCGCGGTGCTGCAAGGCCAACCGCCCATCACGCCCGTGGCCTGAGCTATGTCGATAGAAGTGATCTTGCTGGTTTTCGTCGGGCTGTTGTGGCTCGTGGTGCTCGGTCTGGGCTGGGCGCTGCTGTCGCGTCTGCGCGGTCTGGCCGAATTGCGCCGCGAGATTGGCGCTGAACTCGCGCCCCAGATGGAGCGCCTGGAGCGCGAACTGCGCGGCGCGGTGCAGGCCAGCGGCCAGAGCCTGCGCACCGAGCAGGCCGGGCAACTGGCGCAGTTCCAGCAGATGCTGCTCAACCAGCAGGGCGAGAGCACGCGCACGCAAAACGCCCAGCTCGATGCCGTTGCGCTCCAACTCCAAGGCCTGCAGAAAATTGTCAGCGACACCTTGCTAAAGCATGGCGCGCAACTCATGCACGCCAGCAAAGAGAACAGCGAAAGCCTGCAAGCGCAACTCACGAAGTATCTGGAAGCACTTCGTCAGACCACCGACCAGCGCCTGATCGAAGCGCGCCAGAGCGCCGAGCAGGGCCAGACCGCGATGCGCGAAGCCACCGAGTTGCGCCTCACCGAGCTGCGCCAGTCCACCGACAAGAACCTGAACGAAATGCGCGGCACGGTGGAACTGCGCCTGCGCGAGCTGCAGGCCGACAACGAGAAAAAACTCGAACAGATGCGCGCCACCGTGGACGAAAAACTCCACGCCACCCTGGAGCAGCGGCTGGGCGAGAGCTTCAAGCAAGTCGCCGAGCGGCTGGAACTGGTGCACCGTGGCCTGGGCGAAATGCAGACCCTGGCGCAAGGCGTGGGCGATCTGCAGCGGGTGTTCACCAATGTGAAATCGCGCGGGGTGTTCGGCGAAATTCAACTGGCCGGCCTGATCGAGCAGGTGTTCACCCCCGAGCAATACGGCGTCAACGTGGAAACCGTACCCGGCAGCAACGCCCGGGTGGAATACGCCATTCGCCTGCCGGGCAAGGGCGAAGGCCCGGTCTGGCTGCCGATCGACGCCAAGTTTCCGCGCGAAGACTATGAGCGCCTGCTCGACGCGCAGGAGCAGGCTGACAAACCCGCCGCCGAGGCCGCTTCTAAGGCGCTTGAACTGCGTCTGCGCGAGGAAGCCAAGACCATCCAGAGCAAATACATTGCCGCGCCGCACACCAGCGACTTCGGCATTCTGTTCCTGCCCACCGAGGGTCTGTATGCCGAGGCGCTGCGCCGACCGGGCTTGGTGGAGGCGCTGCAGCGCGAGCACCGTGTGATGCTCGCCGGGCCCACTACCCTGCTGGCCCTGCTCAACAGCCTGCACATGGGTTTTCGTACTTTGGCGCTGGAACAACGCTCGACCGAGGTGTGGAAAGTGCTCGGTGCGGTGAAAACGGAATTCACAAAATTCGGCGACGTTCTTGCAAAAACGCGCAAGAAGCTCGACGAAGCGAGCAATACCATCGGTGCGGCAGAAACTCGCACCCGCGCCATGACGCGCCAGCTCAAGCAGGTGGAAGCGCTGCCGGTCGATCAGACGCAAACCCTGCTGGGTTTGACCGAAGTCGACACCGACGATCACGAAGACGCGGTATAAACCCAGCATCGATTTTTGCGCCGCAGGCATTCCGCCGTGCGGCCTTTCCGTTTTTAGGCCCCCATCATGCAAGCACAAGACATCAGTCTCGACGTTCTGGCGGAGAAATACGCCAAGGGCGATGAGCACACCATCGCAGACATTCACGCGCGCGTCGCCCGCGCCCTGGCGGTCGAAGAGGCCGACCCGGCCCGCAGCGAAGCGCTGTTCCGGCAGGCGCTGGCCGACGGCTTCGTGCCGGCCGGACGCATCATGTCGGCGGCGGGCACCGACATTCAGGCCACGCTGATCAACTGCTTCGTCCAACCCGTGGGCGATTCGGTGTCGGACGACAAGGAAGGCAAACCCAGCATTTACAAAGCGCTGGCGCAGGCCGCCGAAACCATGCGGCGCGGCGGCGGCGTGGGCTACGACTTTTCGCGCATCCGCCCGGTGGGTGCGCATGTCGGCGGCACCCACAGCCGCGCCAGCGGCCCGCTGTCGTTCATGCGGGTGTTCGACGCCTCGTGCGAAACGGTGGAATCGGCCGGCAGCCGCCGGGGCGCGCAGATGGGCGTGCTGCGCATCGACCATCCCGACATCGAAGCCTTCATCCACGCCAAAGACCAAGGCGCGTTCAAGAACTTCAATCTGTCGGTCGGCGTGAGCGCCGCGTTCATGCAGGCGATCGAAAACGACGCGCAGATCGATCTGGTGCACAAGGCCAGGCCGGGCGACGATCAGCTCGCCGAAGGCGCGCATCAACGGGCCGACGGCGAGTGGGTGTACCGTAGCGTGCGGGCGCGTGCGCTGTGGGATCAGATCATGCAGTCCACCTACGACCACGCCGAGCCGGGCATTCTGTTTCTCGACACCGCCAACGCTGACAACAATCTGTATTACTGCGAAACCTTCGAGGCGACCAACCCTTGCGCCGAGGAGTTTCTGCCCGACTACGGCTGCTGCTGCCTGGGCTCGATCAATCTCACCCGATTTGTGCGCGATCCGTTCACGCCGAAGGCGCGGTTCGACGCCGAGGGTTTTCAGGCCGTCACCCGCGTCGCGGTGCGCATGCTCGACAACGTGCTCGACGTCACCTATTGGCCGCTGGTCGAGCAGCACAACGAGGCGCAAAACAAACGCCGCATCGGCCTGGGCTTTCTCGGCCTGGGCGACGCCTGCGTGATGCTCGGCCTGCGCTATGACAGCGACGACGCCCGCCGCTTCGCCGCCGACTTGGCCCGCACCCTGCGCGACGCGGCCTATGCCGCCTCGGTCGATCTCGCCAAGGAGAAGGGCGCCTTCCCGCTGTTCGACGCGACAAAATACCTCGACAGCGGCTTCGCCAAGCGTCTGCCCGAAGCCCTTCGCGCCGACATCGCCGCGCATGGCATCCGCAACTCGCACCTGCTCGCCGTGGCGCCCACCGGCACCATCAGCCTGGCGTTTGCCGACAACGCCAGCAACGGCATCGAGCCTGCGTTCTCGTGGGTCTATACCCGTAAGAAGCGCATGGCCGACAACACCACCCGCGAGTACGAAGTCGCCGACCACGCCTGGCGCCTGTACCGCAGCATGGGCCGCGACATGAGCGCCCTGCCGCCGGCCTTCGTCACCGCGCTGGAAATGTCCGCCACCGATCACATGAAAATGCTGCAGGTCGTGCAGCCCTTCATCGACACCAGTATCAGCAAAACCGTCAACGTCCCGGCCGACTACCCCTACGACGACTTCAAAGACCTCTACCTGCAGGCCTGGAAAGCCGGGCTCAAAGGGCTGGCCACTTACCGCCCCAACGCTGTGCTTGGCGCGGTGCTGCAGGCCACGCCCACGGCGGCCGCGCCTGCTGCCGCATCTGCCCAGACTGCCGACGACATCGATCCGCTCACCCGCCGCATCGAAGGCCGGCCTTCAGGCGACTTGCAGGCCGTCACCAGCAAGATCAGCTACATGACCTCGGAAGGACAGAAGACCGTCTATCTCTCCGTCTCCTTCGCCGAAGTGGAGGGCCGGGTGAACGGCGAGGCGGTGCGCATCGAGCGGCCCATCGAGTTCTTCATGCCCGCGGGTCAGCGCGACGAAGGTCAGCAATGGATCGCCTCCAATATGCGGCTGCTTTCCCTCGTCGCACGTTCGGGCGGCTCCATCGCCAAGAGTTTGCAGAACATGCGCGAAGTCGTTTGGGACAAAGGCCCGGTGCGCTGCGGCGAAGTCATCAAGTCCGACGGCAGCCGTGCGCCGCGCTTCCATCAGTCCGAAGTCGCCGCCATCGCCTACGCCCTGCAGGAACTGCTGCGCCGCCGCGGTTATCTCGACGCCTCCGGCCGAGAACAATCGCTGCTCTCGCTGGCGCAGCGCGCCCACGTTCCCGAAGCCCTGCGCATCGACCTCGAATCGGCCGACGCATCGCCTGAGCTGCTGCCCGGCGGCCGCATCTGCCCCGAATGCGGCGGGCCGTTTCTACGGCGAGTGGACGGCTGCGACCGCTGCGAAAATTGCGGATATATCGGCAGCTGCGGTTGAGGCGCGAGTCAGGACGGCTGTACCTGTACTGCGTTCGGCCCGCGCTATCCGTCAACCTCGCGGCGGGATTTCGATTTTCACTTCCAGCACGTCCAGCGTGTCCTGGCGTTCGAGCTTGACCTGGATGTCGTTGCTGTCGATCTTGACGTATTTCGAGATCACGTCGACCAGTTCGCGCTGTAGTGCGGGCAGCCAGTCGGCGGGGGCGCCGTTGCCGCCGCGTTCGTGCGCGAGGATGATTTGCAGCCGTTCTTTGGCGACGGTGGCGGTTTTCTTTTTTTCGCCCAGAAAGAAAGAGAGGAATGACATGGTGCGCCCCTCCCTCAACCGCCGAACAGGCGCTTGAACAGGCCTGGTTTCTGATAATCGGTGAAGCGCATCGGCTTGTCTTCGCCGAGAAAGCGCGCCACCACGTCCTGATAGGCCTCGGCCACGTCGCTGCCGGTGAGGTGAATGGCCGGCGTGCCCTGGTTGGAGGCCTGCAGCACCGATTCGCTCTCGGGAATCACGCCGATGAGCTGGATGCGCAGAATGTCCTGGATGTCGGTGAGCGAGAGCATCTCGCCGTCGCTGACGCGCTTGGGGTTGTAGCGGGTGATGAGCAGATGCTCGCGGATCGGCTCGCCGCCTTCGATGGCGCGCTTGGTTTTGCTCGACAGCATGCCCAGAATACGGTCGGAGTCGCGCACGGACGACACTTCCGGGTTGGTGACGATGAGGGCTTCGTCGGCGAAGTGCATGGCCATGAGCGCGCCACTTTCGATGCCGGCCGGCGAGTCGCAGACGATGTAGGTGAAGCCCATCTCGTCGAGCTCCTTGAGCACGTTTTCGACGCCTTCCATGGTGAGCGCGTCTTTGTCGCGGGTTTGCGAGGCGGGGAGGATGAACAGGTTGTCGCACTGCTTGTCCTTGATCAGCGCCTGGGTGAGCTTGGCCTCGCCCTGGATGACGTTGATGAGGTCGTACACCACGCGACGCTCGCAGCCCATGATGAGGTCGAGGTTGCGCAGGCCGACGTCGAAGTCGATAACGGCGGTTTTGTGGCCGCGCAGGGCCAGGCCGGAGGCGAAGCTGGCGCTGGTGGTGGTCTTGCCCACGCCGCCTTTGCCCGAAGTCACCACAATGATTTTCGCCATGAGTTCTGTCCTTCTGAATTATTTGAGTGCCAACGGTTCGATCAGCAATTGTTCTCCCTGCAGCCGCACGGTGGTCGGCTTGCCGCGCACTCCGGCGGGAAAGTCTTGTTCGGCGGTGCGGTAGATGCCGGCAATGGCGACCAGCTCCGGCTCGAAGCTGGTGCAGAAAATCCGCGCCGCGGTGTTGCCGCGCGCCCCGGCCAGCGCCCGGCCGCGCAGCGCGCCGTAGATATGCACATGCCCTTCGGCCATGACTTCGGCGCCGTGGCTGACCACGCCCTGGACGATGAGGTCGCCGGGGGAATAGATGCGCTGACCCGAGCGCAGCGGGCGGTCGATGAGCACCGTGAGCAGCGTTGCTGGGGCGGGTTCTTGGGCGGGTGTTGCGGCAGGGACGGAAGGCTGCGCCGCGGCTTGGGGTTCGGCGCCGGGCGCCGCATCGGCGGGTGTCGTTGCGGGTGCAGTGGCGGCTTCGATGGGTTCGGCGCTCTCGGCAGGTTTGCGCGGGTCTCGGGCGACGTCGCGGCTGTCGAGCAGGGGCAGATCGCTGGCCCCGGCCCAGGTTTGTTGCGCGGCTTGCGCCACCACGCCGAAGGGGCGCATTTTGAAGCGGCGAAGCAGCGCGGCGAGCTCGTCCAGCGGCAGGGTGGCGTCTTCGGCCAGGCGGCGCAGATCGATGGCTACGGCCTCGCCCGAGAAAAACTCGGGTGCGGCGTCGAAGCGCTGCTGCAGCGCTTCGGCCAGAGCGGCGAAGTCGGGCGTTTTCACCACCAGATGCACAGCGTCGATGGCGCCGCTGCGAAGTTCAAACAAGGTGGCTTTGGAACGGGACATGGACAAACAGGACGACTGCGGGTGTGAGGAAAAAACGAATCCGACAATCGTAGTGGATCGGTGCGGGCGGCCGCAGGTGCGAGCCCGAACTTTCTCAGGCGTCCTGCAGCGCACCGTTCACCAGCCGAAGCTGGCGCTGGCAGCGCGCGGCCACCGTGGCGTCGTGAGTGACGATGATGACGGCGTCGCCCTGCGCCAGCGCCACGTCGAGAAGCATGTCCAGCGCCACCGCCGAGGCTTCGCTGTCGAGATTGCCCGTGGGCTCGTCGGCAAGCACGAGCTGTGGCTGCGTGACCAGCGCGCGGGCAATGGCCACGCGCTGGCGTTCGCCGCCTGAGAGCTCGCCAGGGCGGTGCTGCAGCCGCGCGCCCAGGCCCATGCTCTGCAACATCTGCGCCGCGACGGCATGCGCAGCTTCAGCCGTTGTGCGGCGAATGCGCAGCGGCATGGCCACGTTGTCGAGCGCGCTGAATTCCATCAGAAGGTGGTGAAACTGGTACACGAAGCCGACATGCTGGTTGCGCCATGCCCCCTGTGCCTTGGGGCTCATCTGCGCCCAGTCGCTCCCGCAGACCTGCACACGGCCGCCATCGGCCCGGTCGAGCCCGCCCAGCAGGTGCATGAGCGTGCTCTTGCCCGAACCCGAGGCGCCGATGATGGCCAGGGTCTGACCGCCGTCGAGGCGCAGGTTCACGTCCTTGAGCACATCGACGGCCTGCGGCCCTTCGGTGTAGCGCTTGCGCAGGTGTTCAGCCAGCAGGATGGGGGGGGTGGACATGGGCAACGGGGTCTAGACGTGAAGCCGTGCATTGCACCACAGGCCCGCGTGCGGTGGGTCAGCGCAGCAACAGAGTGGGTATGGTCGAGGCGCGCAGCAGGTCGGCGGTCTTGCTGCCCAGCAGCAGTTTGCGCACCGGTGAATGGGAGTAGGCGCCCATGATGAGCAAATCGATGTTCTGCTCTTTGAGCACGGCGGAAATCACGCTTTCTGGGTCGCCCGCCCGGGCGAGTGCCTGCGCCGTCATGCCGCGCGATTGCAGAGTTTGCCGCGCCCAGTCGAGCGCTTTTTCGGTTTGCGCTGAAGGGGTGCTGGCCATGCACACGGTGATGTCCAGCCCGGCAAGCAAGGGTTGCGCTCCGACCCATTCCACCGCACGGCGGGTCATGCT encodes the following:
- the pncB gene encoding nicotinate phosphoribosyltransferase, giving the protein MIIESLLDTDLYKFTMMQVVLHHFPGAQVEYRFKCRTPGVDLVSRLGEINDELDALCTLQFKPDELDYLRSLRFIKSDFVDFLALFRLNRQRIRATPAADPAARERGEIDIAIQGPWLHTILFEVPVLAIVSEVYARHAHADADQHAGLARLADKIALLHTPELQDCRIADYGTRRRYSRRWQAQVLGRLHSGLGPQLAGTSNVLLAKDMGLTPLGTMAHEYLQACQALGPRLRDTQVFAFEMWAKEYRGDLGIALADVYGLQAFLRDFDLYFCKLFDGARHDSGDPFSWGEQMIAHYAKHRVDPRTKTLVFSDMLTIPKVIALYRQFHQRVGLAFGIGTNLMHDLGFEAPQMVLKMTRCNGQPVAKVSDAPGKNMCDDPAYLAYLREVFQIPADQLVEHDGEDG
- a CDS encoding APC family permease — its product is MLIVAVYGRHIKPVDLFGYAATLGTIPIILTYLITNLALPVYMRKHHRAEFQLTKHLILPILGTLLMLMPLWGLVEPGQPEPFNLFPYVALAVLALSVIYGLILTKSNPHLAQTIGSFIADE
- a CDS encoding LutC/YkgG family protein encodes the protein MNTDSARAAILAQIRARQGRPAALHDLEAADAEVDIGRHVRGPQPTIADRIAGLTTQALALQTSVARVASAQDVPLAVAAYLREQALGVQGVAWETLADLPWVDAGVTLEFRPPRDEDKLGITGCFCAVAETGSLVLASSPATPSSTHLLPETHIAIVPASRIVATLEDAYALLRAELGDLPRALSTVSGPSRTGDIEQTIVLGAHGPYRVHVVIVDAA
- a CDS encoding sodium:proton antiporter: MRRDASAAATVLLSLLPGLASAATVQTVPDPATLSLWWGLPFAAMLLSIALMPLFAAGVWHHHQGKIAAGWAALFLIPFALSFGVHVTWEAALHTLLHEYLPFVILLTALYTVSGGIAVRGNLHGSPTQNTLLLAIGTVLASVMGTTGAAMLMVRPVIRANDGRRHNAHVLVFFIFLVANVGGALTPLGDPPLFLGFLKGVDFFWTLKHLLVPTALLCALLLAVFYALDRWFWSKEAERPAIDPTPDSPLGIIGAWNVLWLVVIVIAVLHSGLWKPGITVTILGQSLDLQNLTRDAALVLVALLSLATTPWQARHENQFTWGPMIEVGKLFLGIFLTIIPVIAILRAGSGGALAGLVSLTSDAQGQPIAAAYFWLTGALSSFLDNAPTYLVFFNLAGGDAAQLMAHATTLMAISAGAVFMGAVTYIGNAPNFMVKAIAEHRGVRMPSFFGYIGWSLAVLMPCFLLLTVVFFR
- a CDS encoding 2-hydroxyacid dehydrogenase, giving the protein MSNLVADGPLRVLVARAVFPDVIEPLRAVAEVETTPDDAIATPEALRQRLADKHGAFITGSERIDAALLDACPQLLVVSTMTVGVDHIDLAACAERGVTVTHAPDVLTETTADFGFALLLAAARQVGEAERYLRAGQWKKWSVDLFAGADVHGATLGIVGMGRIGQAIARRAAHGFNMRVLYHNRKRLAAHLEDDLRASYRELPELLCESRHVLLALPYSPAAYHLIGATELAQMQPGATLVNIARGGVVDETALAHALHSGHLGAAGLDVFEGEPAVNPALLAAPRLVLTPHIASSSIPTRRAMAQLAVDNLVAVLQGQPPITPVA
- the rmuC gene encoding DNA recombination protein RmuC, translating into MERLERELRGAVQASGQSLRTEQAGQLAQFQQMLLNQQGESTRTQNAQLDAVALQLQGLQKIVSDTLLKHGAQLMHASKENSESLQAQLTKYLEALRQTTDQRLIEARQSAEQGQTAMREATELRLTELRQSTDKNLNEMRGTVELRLRELQADNEKKLEQMRATVDEKLHATLEQRLGESFKQVAERLELVHRGLGEMQTLAQGVGDLQRVFTNVKSRGVFGEIQLAGLIEQVFTPEQYGVNVETVPGSNARVEYAIRLPGKGEGPVWLPIDAKFPREDYERLLDAQEQADKPAAEAASKALELRLREEAKTIQSKYIAAPHTSDFGILFLPTEGLYAEALRRPGLVEALQREHRVMLAGPTTLLALLNSLHMGFRTLALEQRSTEVWKVLGAVKTEFTKFGDVLAKTRKKLDEASNTIGAAETRTRAMTRQLKQVEALPVDQTQTLLGLTEVDTDDHEDAV
- a CDS encoding adenosylcobalamin-dependent ribonucleoside-diphosphate reductase yields the protein MQAQDISLDVLAEKYAKGDEHTIADIHARVARALAVEEADPARSEALFRQALADGFVPAGRIMSAAGTDIQATLINCFVQPVGDSVSDDKEGKPSIYKALAQAAETMRRGGGVGYDFSRIRPVGAHVGGTHSRASGPLSFMRVFDASCETVESAGSRRGAQMGVLRIDHPDIEAFIHAKDQGAFKNFNLSVGVSAAFMQAIENDAQIDLVHKARPGDDQLAEGAHQRADGEWVYRSVRARALWDQIMQSTYDHAEPGILFLDTANADNNLYYCETFEATNPCAEEFLPDYGCCCLGSINLTRFVRDPFTPKARFDAEGFQAVTRVAVRMLDNVLDVTYWPLVEQHNEAQNKRRIGLGFLGLGDACVMLGLRYDSDDARRFAADLARTLRDAAYAASVDLAKEKGAFPLFDATKYLDSGFAKRLPEALRADIAAHGIRNSHLLAVAPTGTISLAFADNASNGIEPAFSWVYTRKKRMADNTTREYEVADHAWRLYRSMGRDMSALPPAFVTALEMSATDHMKMLQVVQPFIDTSISKTVNVPADYPYDDFKDLYLQAWKAGLKGLATYRPNAVLGAVLQATPTAAAPAAASAQTADDIDPLTRRIEGRPSGDLQAVTSKISYMTSEGQKTVYLSVSFAEVEGRVNGEAVRIERPIEFFMPAGQRDEGQQWIASNMRLLSLVARSGGSIAKSLQNMREVVWDKGPVRCGEVIKSDGSRAPRFHQSEVAAIAYALQELLRRRGYLDASGREQSLLSLAQRAHVPEALRIDLESADASPELLPGGRICPECGGPFLRRVDGCDRCENCGYIGSCG
- the minE gene encoding cell division topological specificity factor MinE, which encodes MSFLSFFLGEKKKTATVAKERLQIILAHERGGNGAPADWLPALQRELVDVISKYVKIDSNDIQVKLERQDTLDVLEVKIEIPPRG
- the minD gene encoding septum site-determining protein MinD, whose protein sequence is MAKIIVVTSGKGGVGKTTTSASFASGLALRGHKTAVIDFDVGLRNLDLIMGCERRVVYDLINVIQGEAKLTQALIKDKQCDNLFILPASQTRDKDALTMEGVENVLKELDEMGFTYIVCDSPAGIESGALMAMHFADEALIVTNPEVSSVRDSDRILGMLSSKTKRAIEGGEPIREHLLITRYNPKRVSDGEMLSLTDIQDILRIQLIGVIPESESVLQASNQGTPAIHLTGSDVAEAYQDVVARFLGEDKPMRFTDYQKPGLFKRLFGG
- the minC gene encoding septum site-determining protein MinC is translated as MSRSKATLFELRSGAIDAVHLVVKTPDFAALAEALQQRFDAAPEFFSGEAVAIDLRRLAEDATLPLDELAALLRRFKMRPFGVVAQAAQQTWAGASDLPLLDSRDVARDPRKPAESAEPIEAATAPATTPADAAPGAEPQAAAQPSVPAATPAQEPAPATLLTVLIDRPLRSGQRIYSPGDLIVQGVVSHGAEVMAEGHVHIYGALRGRALAGARGNTAARIFCTSFEPELVAIAGIYRTAEQDFPAGVRGKPTTVRLQGEQLLIEPLALK